Part of the Ursus arctos isolate Adak ecotype North America unplaced genomic scaffold, UrsArc2.0 scaffold_1, whole genome shotgun sequence genome, TACGGAGCAGGGTGAAGGCTGGAATGATTGTTTGTGTCTTGAGGTTCCAGCATGTAGACCAAGTagttaattttgatgaagacaTCCAAGGCTGGCTTGTCACATTTGAAGGGCTTAATATTATCATTACCTTGTGGTAATTATTACACGGTAGCTATCCAGAGCATCAGGTTTGAAGCAGATGGATTGAGGTCAAGTACTGGTTCCATCAGTTACCAGAGGTATGGTGTTGGGCAACTTATCTACCCCTTCTAAGCCTCTCATTCTCCAGGCATGAGACGGAGCTAGTAACACCTGTCCCCCAGGAATTAGGGGTTAGCATTAGATGAGGCAACAGACGTCCTGCGCTTGGCACAGTATCTACCTCTAGAATCATCCATCAGTGGAGAGCTATTAATGGATGGGGATAGACTACAGAGCTGCAGTATGTATGACTCAGACTCAGGGACTGTGGAAACTCAGTGTGAGTCCTTGGTGTGGTGGTGCTGCCCCTGCTCGGCTGCATTAATAGACTAAGATGTGTAGAAATGGGAGGTGATTGTCTTTGTCTGCCCCGCACTGGTCAGACTGTTGTAATTACTCCAGGGCTTTACTTGTCAAGATTGGGAAGCTGGACTGGGCTGGTAGGTCGAGGAACCAGGATGAAGCTGGCAACGGCTCGTGTCTGAGACATCCTTGGATGCTGGGGTCCAGCCCACGGGAGGTGCCCTGTAATGTATGTTGCTCTTGAAATGAAGAGGGCGCTGCCTCGGAGGGAGTGAGGGGGTCCTGGCTCCCACCGCTCGGCGGAGGCGTTTTACAGATGAATGAGTGCTGCATGGACAGCTCTTTTTGGTGATCTTTGATTTTTACCTTCCCCACACTGCAGTTCCTGGCACTGGCACTGGCATCGGCCATTTTAAAGTTgttcttctcctcctttctgtccCCTCACATTCAGTGGCATGCTCAGGAGGTGGTGGCCCAAGCCCAGCTGGAGGGCCACCGGTCCATGAACCCGAGCCCCTTGTACGACGAGAAAACGGgaaccctcttcctcttcttcattgCCATCCCCGGGCAGGTCTCCGAGCACCACCAGCTCCACACCAGGGTCAACGTGACACGGCTGTGCCAGGTCACCAGCACGGACCACGGGAGGTCCTGGAGCCCGgccagagacctcaccggccctGCCATCGGCGCAGCCCACAAGGAATGGGCCACTTTTGCGGTGGGTCCGGGGCACTGTCTACAGCTGCACAACAAGACCCAGAGTCTGGTGGTGCCCGCCTACGCTTACCGGAACCTTCACTCCCTCCAGGGGCCTTCCCCATTTGCCTTCTGTTTCGTCAGCCATGACCACGGGCACACATGGAAGAGAGGGAACTTTGTGGCCCAGGACACCCTGGAGTGCCAAGTGGCTGAAGTAGGGGGTGCGAGGCAGAGGGTGGTGTATCTGAATGCTAGAAGCCCCCTCAGAGCCCGGGTCCAGGCTGAGAGCACCAACGAGGGGCTCGACTTCCAGGAGACCCAAACAGTGAGGAAGCTCGTGGAGCCTCCCCACGGCTGCCACGGGAGTGTCATCAGTTTTCCCAACCCCCGTGAGGGCTCAGGAGCCTCAGACAAATGGCTGCTCTACACTCACCCGACTGACCCCCAGGAGAGGGCTGACCTGGGGGTGTACCTCAACAAGCGGCTCCCGGGCCCCGAGGCCTGGTCGGAGCCCGCTCTGCTGGCCACGGGCAGCTGCGCCTACTCAGACCTCCAGAGCATGGGCGTCGGCCCTGATGGCTCACCCCAGTTCGGGTGTCTGTATGAATCGGATAATTACGAAGAGGTCGTCTTCCTCATGTTCACCCTGAAACAAGCCTTCCCAGCTGAATTTTTGTCTCAATGAGCCGGTCGTGTGCCATCCTGAGTGAGCCCTTTGGAGGCCAGCTCTCGGTTCCCGTCACCCAGAGCGTGCGGAACATCTGCCCCCTGGCTCTTTTCCTCCTTTGATGTTTCAGTCCTTCTAAGGGATTCAGCGTTCAGCCCAGAAGTGGAAGGAACCTGGCTTCCCACAGCCCCTCAACGGGGAAGGTGTGGAGGGCTGTCGCTCTGCATGGCTCAGCCTGCCTGCCCCGACCCCAGCTTTTGTGCAGGTCTTGATAAATGATGGAGTCCAGCCCATTTCTTCTTGGTAAATGCTCATCATGTTCCTGGGGAAAGGCTGAGACAAAGATGTAAATTAGCAGAGGGGTTTGTGTGTGCGTCTGcgtgcacgtgcacgtgtgtTCTCAGTGATGCTTTAGAGGAGACAGCATGGGAGACAGCTTTGCAGGGAGGTAAGGCAGGTCTAGCAAAATTAAGCTAATCTAAGTCATTGtgttagtttcccagggctgccgtaACCAATCAatacaaacttggtggcttaaaacaacagaaatttattctctgatgattctggaggcaggaagtccaAAATCGAGGTGTCGGCAGGACTGTACTCCTTCCGAAGGCCCTAGGGGAGAACCCTTCCTTGCCCTTCCAGCGTCTGGTGGCCGCAGGCATTCCTCAGCTCATGGCTACCTACCTCCCTTTAATGTCTCTGTCTTTGAGTggctttctccccttctcctgtgttttctcttctgtctcttataagaCACCTGCCATTGGATTTCCATCACATCCAGATAACCTAGGATAGTCCTCCACTCAATTATAGTTGCAAAGATTCTTTTCTAAATAATGTCACATTCACCAATTCTGAGGGTTAGGATGTGGATTTATCTTTTGGAGCCACCGTTCAACCCATTACGGGCATCAGAAGTGATTTTGGTACAGGTGATGTGGCTAAAGGTAGGAATGAAATTCAGATGAATCAGATAATtcagaagaatgaagggggtaggAGGGGCTGGGCTGTTGGATGTGCATCTGTGGCCCAGAGCTGCTCTGGGATATCCAGTCCTTGTGGTGACAGGGATGCCACCATGTGCAGATGAAGAGAGAGGGGCGAGGGTCCTGTGGTTGTGTAGTCCTTGCCACATAGAAAGAGTAGGGAGAAGGACACTCCCCGGTTGTCATGAGGGTGATAACTGGGCAGAGGGGTATGACACTTCTCTGACCTCTGGGGTCTTCAGGGGCCTTTGTCATATATCCCCGTGGAAGAGTGGACTTGCCCTCCGTCCCCATCAGAGCCCCTCCTACCAACTGGATCAATCTAATAGTTTGATGTCAGCAATCAACGATGACAGTTATGGGTCCTTGCAATTGAGCCATGTTTCCAGGTGGCCAGGCAGTGGTTAAATGGAATTTTCACAGTGTAAGGAGCTGGAGGTGTGGCTTTTGTTCTGGGTGTGTTTCCTGGCACTGACCTCCTATCTGTGTG contains:
- the NEU2 gene encoding sialidase-2 isoform X2, with amino-acid sequence MDIHPMASCPVLQKERVFQSGDRAYRIPALLYLPQQKTLLAFAEKRMSKKDEHAELIVLRRGSYDASTHRVQWHAQEVVAQAQLEGHRSMNPSPLYDEKTGTLFLFFIAIPGQVSEHHQLHTRVNVTRLCQVTSTDHGRSWSPARDLTGPAIGAAHKEWATFAVGPGHCLQLHNKTQSLVVPAYAYRNLHSLQGPSPFAFCFVSHDHGHTWKRGNFVAQDTLECQVAEVGGARQRVVYLNARSPLRARVQAESTNEGLDFQETQTVRKLVEPPHGCHGSVISFPNPREGSGASDKWLLYTHPTDPQERADLGVYLNKRLPGPEAWSEPALLATGSCAYSDLQSMGVGPDGSPQFGCLYESDNYEEVVFLMFTLKQAFPAEFLSQ
- the NEU2 gene encoding sialidase-2 isoform X1, which translates into the protein MTADHPQCPVRAPTLFSGCPEYLLDGEGCREGSRCSAQENSSFCPHVIAGLNFQEADPWSWTVMGIKKAPRSLGPMASCPVLQKERVFQSGDRAYRIPALLYLPQQKTLLAFAEKRMSKKDEHAELIVLRRGSYDASTHRVQWHAQEVVAQAQLEGHRSMNPSPLYDEKTGTLFLFFIAIPGQVSEHHQLHTRVNVTRLCQVTSTDHGRSWSPARDLTGPAIGAAHKEWATFAVGPGHCLQLHNKTQSLVVPAYAYRNLHSLQGPSPFAFCFVSHDHGHTWKRGNFVAQDTLECQVAEVGGARQRVVYLNARSPLRARVQAESTNEGLDFQETQTVRKLVEPPHGCHGSVISFPNPREGSGASDKWLLYTHPTDPQERADLGVYLNKRLPGPEAWSEPALLATGSCAYSDLQSMGVGPDGSPQFGCLYESDNYEEVVFLMFTLKQAFPAEFLSQ
- the NEU2 gene encoding sialidase-2 isoform X3; this encodes MASCPVLQKERVFQSGDRAYRIPALLYLPQQKTLLAFAEKRMSKKDEHAELIVLRRGSYDASTHRVQWHAQEVVAQAQLEGHRSMNPSPLYDEKTGTLFLFFIAIPGQVSEHHQLHTRVNVTRLCQVTSTDHGRSWSPARDLTGPAIGAAHKEWATFAVGPGHCLQLHNKTQSLVVPAYAYRNLHSLQGPSPFAFCFVSHDHGHTWKRGNFVAQDTLECQVAEVGGARQRVVYLNARSPLRARVQAESTNEGLDFQETQTVRKLVEPPHGCHGSVISFPNPREGSGASDKWLLYTHPTDPQERADLGVYLNKRLPGPEAWSEPALLATGSCAYSDLQSMGVGPDGSPQFGCLYESDNYEEVVFLMFTLKQAFPAEFLSQ